Proteins from one Bos taurus isolate L1 Dominette 01449 registration number 42190680 breed Hereford chromosome 7, ARS-UCD2.0, whole genome shotgun sequence genomic window:
- the SLC25A46 gene encoding mitochondrial outer membrane protein SLC25A46 isoform X6, with protein MLGSLRSKETHATKRAHGANKNKQLNRFAGFGIGLASLFTENVLAHPCIVLRRQCQVNYHARHYHLTPFTVINIMYSFNKTQGPRALWKGMGSTFIVQGITLGAEGIISEFTPLPREISHKWNPKQIGEHLLLKSLTYIVAMPFYSASLIETVQSEIIRDGAGILECVKEGIGRAIGLGVPHSKRLLPLLSLVFPTVLHGVLHYVISSVVQKVVLLILKRKAYDGHLAEGASPVQSMLDAYFPELIANFAASLCSDVTLYPLETVLHRLHVQGTRTIIDNTDLGYEVLPINTQYEGVRDCVNTIRQEEGALGFYKGFGAVVVQYTLHAAVLQITKIIYSTLLQNSA; from the exons ATGCTGGGCTCGTTGAGatccaaggagacacatgctACCAAAAGAGCCCATGGAGCTAATAAAAACA AGCAGTTGAATAGATTCGCTGGATTTGGTATTGGACTTGCAAG TCTTTTTACAGAGAATGTACTGGCCCATCCCTGCATCGTTCTGCGCCGCCAGTGTCAG GTTAACTACCATGCTCGGCACTATCATCTCACCCCGTTTACAGTCATCAATATTATGTACAGTTTCAACAAAACCCAG gGACCAAGGGCCCTTTGGAAAGGAATGGGAAGTACATTTATCGTGCAGGGAATCACACTTGGAGCAGAGGGAATAATCAGTGAATTCACACCTTTACCAAG ggagatttcacataaatggaatcctaAACAAATAGGAGAACACCTTCTATTAAAATC CCTAACTTATATAGTGGCAATGCCTTTTTATTCAGCAAGTCTAATTGAAACAGTACAG AGTGAGATAATCCGAGACGGCGCGGGGATTCTGGAGTGTGTGAAGGAGGGCATTGGCAGAGCGATCGGCCTGGGCGTGCCTCACAGCAAGCGCCTGCTGCCGCTCCTGTCCTTGGTCTTCCCCACGGTGCTGCACGGGGTTCTCCATTACGTCATCAGCTCGGTCGTCCAGAAGGTCGTCCTGCTCATCCTGAAGAGAAAGGCTTACGACGGCCACCTCGCCGAGGGCGCCAGCCCGGTGCAGAGCATGCTGGATGCCTACTTTCCGGAGCTCATCGCCAACTTCGCGGCCAGCCTCTGCTCTGACGTCACGCTCTACCCGCTGGAGACGGTTCTGCACCGCCTGCACGTGCAGGGAACACGCACGATCATCGACAACACAGACCTGGGCTATGAGGTGCTTCCGATTAACACGCAGTACGAGGGCGTGAGAGACTGCGTCAACACCATACGGCAGGAGGAGGGCGCGCTCGGCTTCTACAAAGGGTTCGGAGCTGTGGTCGTACAGTACACGCTGCACGCGGCTGTGTTGCAGATCACCAAAATTATTTACTCCACGCTTCTTCAGAACAGTGCTTGA
- the SLC25A46 gene encoding mitochondrial outer membrane protein SLC25A46 isoform X5 yields the protein MLPKEPMELIKTEQLNRFAGFGIGLASSVAQSYPALCDPMNRSTPGLPVHYQLPEFTQTHVHRVNDAIQPSHPLSSPSPLAHNPSQHQSLFHLFTENVLAHPCIVLRRQCQVNYHARHYHLTPFTVINIMYSFNKTQGPRALWKGMGSTFIVQGITLGAEGIISEFTPLPREISHKWNPKQIGEHLLLKSLTYIVAMPFYSASLIETVQSEIIRDGAGILECVKEGIGRAIGLGVPHSKRLLPLLSLVFPTVLHGVLHYVISSVVQKVVLLILKRKAYDGHLAEGASPVQSMLDAYFPELIANFAASLCSDVTLYPLETVLHRLHVQGTRTIIDNTDLGYEVLPINTQYEGVRDCVNTIRQEEGALGFYKGFGAVVVQYTLHAAVLQITKIIYSTLLQNSA from the exons atgctACCAAAAGAGCCCATGGAGCTAATAAAAACAG AGCAGTTGAATAGATTCGCTGGATTTGGTATTGGACTTGCAAG ttcagtcgcccagtcgtatccggctctttgcgaccccatgaatcgcagcacgccaggcctccctgtccattaccaactcccagagttcactcagactcacgtccatcgagtcaatgatgccatccagccatctcatcctctgtcatccccttctcctcttgcccacaatccctcccagcatcagagtcttttcca TCTTTTTACAGAGAATGTACTGGCCCATCCCTGCATCGTTCTGCGCCGCCAGTGTCAG GTTAACTACCATGCTCGGCACTATCATCTCACCCCGTTTACAGTCATCAATATTATGTACAGTTTCAACAAAACCCAG gGACCAAGGGCCCTTTGGAAAGGAATGGGAAGTACATTTATCGTGCAGGGAATCACACTTGGAGCAGAGGGAATAATCAGTGAATTCACACCTTTACCAAG ggagatttcacataaatggaatcctaAACAAATAGGAGAACACCTTCTATTAAAATC CCTAACTTATATAGTGGCAATGCCTTTTTATTCAGCAAGTCTAATTGAAACAGTACAG AGTGAGATAATCCGAGACGGCGCGGGGATTCTGGAGTGTGTGAAGGAGGGCATTGGCAGAGCGATCGGCCTGGGCGTGCCTCACAGCAAGCGCCTGCTGCCGCTCCTGTCCTTGGTCTTCCCCACGGTGCTGCACGGGGTTCTCCATTACGTCATCAGCTCGGTCGTCCAGAAGGTCGTCCTGCTCATCCTGAAGAGAAAGGCTTACGACGGCCACCTCGCCGAGGGCGCCAGCCCGGTGCAGAGCATGCTGGATGCCTACTTTCCGGAGCTCATCGCCAACTTCGCGGCCAGCCTCTGCTCTGACGTCACGCTCTACCCGCTGGAGACGGTTCTGCACCGCCTGCACGTGCAGGGAACACGCACGATCATCGACAACACAGACCTGGGCTATGAGGTGCTTCCGATTAACACGCAGTACGAGGGCGTGAGAGACTGCGTCAACACCATACGGCAGGAGGAGGGCGCGCTCGGCTTCTACAAAGGGTTCGGAGCTGTGGTCGTACAGTACACGCTGCACGCGGCTGTGTTGCAGATCACCAAAATTATTTACTCCACGCTTCTTCAGAACAGTGCTTGA
- the SLC25A46 gene encoding mitochondrial outer membrane protein SLC25A46 isoform X1 gives MHPRRPDGFDGLGYRGGARDEPGFGGAFPARSFSSASDLSRWVTSPPDIPGSRNLHWAEESPPRGAPAPCTPPEGPAEGPCPGGSGRSGGEGLGGGEQLNRFAGFGIGLASSVAQSYPALCDPMNRSTPGLPVHYQLPEFTQTHVHRVNDAIQPSHPLSSPSPLAHNPSQHQSLFHLFTENVLAHPCIVLRRQCQVNYHARHYHLTPFTVINIMYSFNKTQGPRALWKGMGSTFIVQGITLGAEGIISEFTPLPREISHKWNPKQIGEHLLLKSLTYIVAMPFYSASLIETVQSEIIRDGAGILECVKEGIGRAIGLGVPHSKRLLPLLSLVFPTVLHGVLHYVISSVVQKVVLLILKRKAYDGHLAEGASPVQSMLDAYFPELIANFAASLCSDVTLYPLETVLHRLHVQGTRTIIDNTDLGYEVLPINTQYEGVRDCVNTIRQEEGALGFYKGFGAVVVQYTLHAAVLQITKIIYSTLLQNSA, from the exons ATGCATCCGCGGCGCCCGGACGGGTTCGATGGCTTGGGCTACCGGGGTGGGGCCCGAGACGAGCCGGGCTTTGGCGGAGCCTTTCCGGCGAGGTCCTTCAGCTCCGCGTCGGACCTGAGCCGCTGGGTGACCTCTCCCCCAGACATCCCGGGGAGCCGCAACCTGCACTGGGCCGAGGAGAGCCCGCCCCGCGGCGCGCCCGCCCCCTGCACGCCGCCCGAGGGCCCGGCGGAGGGGCCCTGTCCCGGCGGCTCGGGGCGCAGCGGTGGTGAGGGCCTGGGCGGCGGCG AGCAGTTGAATAGATTCGCTGGATTTGGTATTGGACTTGCAAG ttcagtcgcccagtcgtatccggctctttgcgaccccatgaatcgcagcacgccaggcctccctgtccattaccaactcccagagttcactcagactcacgtccatcgagtcaatgatgccatccagccatctcatcctctgtcatccccttctcctcttgcccacaatccctcccagcatcagagtcttttcca TCTTTTTACAGAGAATGTACTGGCCCATCCCTGCATCGTTCTGCGCCGCCAGTGTCAG GTTAACTACCATGCTCGGCACTATCATCTCACCCCGTTTACAGTCATCAATATTATGTACAGTTTCAACAAAACCCAG gGACCAAGGGCCCTTTGGAAAGGAATGGGAAGTACATTTATCGTGCAGGGAATCACACTTGGAGCAGAGGGAATAATCAGTGAATTCACACCTTTACCAAG ggagatttcacataaatggaatcctaAACAAATAGGAGAACACCTTCTATTAAAATC CCTAACTTATATAGTGGCAATGCCTTTTTATTCAGCAAGTCTAATTGAAACAGTACAG AGTGAGATAATCCGAGACGGCGCGGGGATTCTGGAGTGTGTGAAGGAGGGCATTGGCAGAGCGATCGGCCTGGGCGTGCCTCACAGCAAGCGCCTGCTGCCGCTCCTGTCCTTGGTCTTCCCCACGGTGCTGCACGGGGTTCTCCATTACGTCATCAGCTCGGTCGTCCAGAAGGTCGTCCTGCTCATCCTGAAGAGAAAGGCTTACGACGGCCACCTCGCCGAGGGCGCCAGCCCGGTGCAGAGCATGCTGGATGCCTACTTTCCGGAGCTCATCGCCAACTTCGCGGCCAGCCTCTGCTCTGACGTCACGCTCTACCCGCTGGAGACGGTTCTGCACCGCCTGCACGTGCAGGGAACACGCACGATCATCGACAACACAGACCTGGGCTATGAGGTGCTTCCGATTAACACGCAGTACGAGGGCGTGAGAGACTGCGTCAACACCATACGGCAGGAGGAGGGCGCGCTCGGCTTCTACAAAGGGTTCGGAGCTGTGGTCGTACAGTACACGCTGCACGCGGCTGTGTTGCAGATCACCAAAATTATTTACTCCACGCTTCTTCAGAACAGTGCTTGA
- the SLC25A46 gene encoding mitochondrial outer membrane protein SLC25A46 isoform X3, giving the protein MHPRRPDGFDGLGYRGGARDEPGFGGAFPARSFSSASDLSRWVTSPPDIPGSRNLHWAEESPPRGAPAPCTPPEGPAEGPCPGGSGRSGGEGLGGGEQLNRFAGFGIGLASLFTENVLAHPCIVLRRQCQVNYHARHYHLTPFTVINIMYSFNKTQGPRALWKGMGSTFIVQGITLGAEGIISEFTPLPREISHKWNPKQIGEHLLLKSLTYIVAMPFYSASLIETVQSEIIRDGAGILECVKEGIGRAIGLGVPHSKRLLPLLSLVFPTVLHGVLHYVISSVVQKVVLLILKRKAYDGHLAEGASPVQSMLDAYFPELIANFAASLCSDVTLYPLETVLHRLHVQGTRTIIDNTDLGYEVLPINTQYEGVRDCVNTIRQEEGALGFYKGFGAVVVQYTLHAAVLQITKIIYSTLLQNSA; this is encoded by the exons ATGCATCCGCGGCGCCCGGACGGGTTCGATGGCTTGGGCTACCGGGGTGGGGCCCGAGACGAGCCGGGCTTTGGCGGAGCCTTTCCGGCGAGGTCCTTCAGCTCCGCGTCGGACCTGAGCCGCTGGGTGACCTCTCCCCCAGACATCCCGGGGAGCCGCAACCTGCACTGGGCCGAGGAGAGCCCGCCCCGCGGCGCGCCCGCCCCCTGCACGCCGCCCGAGGGCCCGGCGGAGGGGCCCTGTCCCGGCGGCTCGGGGCGCAGCGGTGGTGAGGGCCTGGGCGGCGGCG AGCAGTTGAATAGATTCGCTGGATTTGGTATTGGACTTGCAAG TCTTTTTACAGAGAATGTACTGGCCCATCCCTGCATCGTTCTGCGCCGCCAGTGTCAG GTTAACTACCATGCTCGGCACTATCATCTCACCCCGTTTACAGTCATCAATATTATGTACAGTTTCAACAAAACCCAG gGACCAAGGGCCCTTTGGAAAGGAATGGGAAGTACATTTATCGTGCAGGGAATCACACTTGGAGCAGAGGGAATAATCAGTGAATTCACACCTTTACCAAG ggagatttcacataaatggaatcctaAACAAATAGGAGAACACCTTCTATTAAAATC CCTAACTTATATAGTGGCAATGCCTTTTTATTCAGCAAGTCTAATTGAAACAGTACAG AGTGAGATAATCCGAGACGGCGCGGGGATTCTGGAGTGTGTGAAGGAGGGCATTGGCAGAGCGATCGGCCTGGGCGTGCCTCACAGCAAGCGCCTGCTGCCGCTCCTGTCCTTGGTCTTCCCCACGGTGCTGCACGGGGTTCTCCATTACGTCATCAGCTCGGTCGTCCAGAAGGTCGTCCTGCTCATCCTGAAGAGAAAGGCTTACGACGGCCACCTCGCCGAGGGCGCCAGCCCGGTGCAGAGCATGCTGGATGCCTACTTTCCGGAGCTCATCGCCAACTTCGCGGCCAGCCTCTGCTCTGACGTCACGCTCTACCCGCTGGAGACGGTTCTGCACCGCCTGCACGTGCAGGGAACACGCACGATCATCGACAACACAGACCTGGGCTATGAGGTGCTTCCGATTAACACGCAGTACGAGGGCGTGAGAGACTGCGTCAACACCATACGGCAGGAGGAGGGCGCGCTCGGCTTCTACAAAGGGTTCGGAGCTGTGGTCGTACAGTACACGCTGCACGCGGCTGTGTTGCAGATCACCAAAATTATTTACTCCACGCTTCTTCAGAACAGTGCTTGA
- the SLC25A46 gene encoding mitochondrial outer membrane protein SLC25A46 isoform X2 — protein MHPRRPDGFDGLGYRGGARDEPGFGGAFPARSFSSASDLSRWVTSPPDIPGSRNLHWAEESPPRGAPAPCTPPEGPAEGPCPGGSGRSGEQLNRFAGFGIGLASSVAQSYPALCDPMNRSTPGLPVHYQLPEFTQTHVHRVNDAIQPSHPLSSPSPLAHNPSQHQSLFHLFTENVLAHPCIVLRRQCQVNYHARHYHLTPFTVINIMYSFNKTQGPRALWKGMGSTFIVQGITLGAEGIISEFTPLPREISHKWNPKQIGEHLLLKSLTYIVAMPFYSASLIETVQSEIIRDGAGILECVKEGIGRAIGLGVPHSKRLLPLLSLVFPTVLHGVLHYVISSVVQKVVLLILKRKAYDGHLAEGASPVQSMLDAYFPELIANFAASLCSDVTLYPLETVLHRLHVQGTRTIIDNTDLGYEVLPINTQYEGVRDCVNTIRQEEGALGFYKGFGAVVVQYTLHAAVLQITKIIYSTLLQNSA, from the exons ATGCATCCGCGGCGCCCGGACGGGTTCGATGGCTTGGGCTACCGGGGTGGGGCCCGAGACGAGCCGGGCTTTGGCGGAGCCTTTCCGGCGAGGTCCTTCAGCTCCGCGTCGGACCTGAGCCGCTGGGTGACCTCTCCCCCAGACATCCCGGGGAGCCGCAACCTGCACTGGGCCGAGGAGAGCCCGCCCCGCGGCGCGCCCGCCCCCTGCACGCCGCCCGAGGGCCCGGCGGAGGGGCCCTGTCCCGGCGGCTCGGGGCGCAGCGGTG AGCAGTTGAATAGATTCGCTGGATTTGGTATTGGACTTGCAAG ttcagtcgcccagtcgtatccggctctttgcgaccccatgaatcgcagcacgccaggcctccctgtccattaccaactcccagagttcactcagactcacgtccatcgagtcaatgatgccatccagccatctcatcctctgtcatccccttctcctcttgcccacaatccctcccagcatcagagtcttttcca TCTTTTTACAGAGAATGTACTGGCCCATCCCTGCATCGTTCTGCGCCGCCAGTGTCAG GTTAACTACCATGCTCGGCACTATCATCTCACCCCGTTTACAGTCATCAATATTATGTACAGTTTCAACAAAACCCAG gGACCAAGGGCCCTTTGGAAAGGAATGGGAAGTACATTTATCGTGCAGGGAATCACACTTGGAGCAGAGGGAATAATCAGTGAATTCACACCTTTACCAAG ggagatttcacataaatggaatcctaAACAAATAGGAGAACACCTTCTATTAAAATC CCTAACTTATATAGTGGCAATGCCTTTTTATTCAGCAAGTCTAATTGAAACAGTACAG AGTGAGATAATCCGAGACGGCGCGGGGATTCTGGAGTGTGTGAAGGAGGGCATTGGCAGAGCGATCGGCCTGGGCGTGCCTCACAGCAAGCGCCTGCTGCCGCTCCTGTCCTTGGTCTTCCCCACGGTGCTGCACGGGGTTCTCCATTACGTCATCAGCTCGGTCGTCCAGAAGGTCGTCCTGCTCATCCTGAAGAGAAAGGCTTACGACGGCCACCTCGCCGAGGGCGCCAGCCCGGTGCAGAGCATGCTGGATGCCTACTTTCCGGAGCTCATCGCCAACTTCGCGGCCAGCCTCTGCTCTGACGTCACGCTCTACCCGCTGGAGACGGTTCTGCACCGCCTGCACGTGCAGGGAACACGCACGATCATCGACAACACAGACCTGGGCTATGAGGTGCTTCCGATTAACACGCAGTACGAGGGCGTGAGAGACTGCGTCAACACCATACGGCAGGAGGAGGGCGCGCTCGGCTTCTACAAAGGGTTCGGAGCTGTGGTCGTACAGTACACGCTGCACGCGGCTGTGTTGCAGATCACCAAAATTATTTACTCCACGCTTCTTCAGAACAGTGCTTGA
- the SLC25A46 gene encoding mitochondrial outer membrane protein SLC25A46 isoform X4: MHPRRPDGFDGLGYRGGARDEPGFGGAFPARSFSSASDLSRWVTSPPDIPGSRNLHWAEESPPRGAPAPCTPPEGPAEGPCPGGSGRSGEQLNRFAGFGIGLASLFTENVLAHPCIVLRRQCQVNYHARHYHLTPFTVINIMYSFNKTQGPRALWKGMGSTFIVQGITLGAEGIISEFTPLPREISHKWNPKQIGEHLLLKSLTYIVAMPFYSASLIETVQSEIIRDGAGILECVKEGIGRAIGLGVPHSKRLLPLLSLVFPTVLHGVLHYVISSVVQKVVLLILKRKAYDGHLAEGASPVQSMLDAYFPELIANFAASLCSDVTLYPLETVLHRLHVQGTRTIIDNTDLGYEVLPINTQYEGVRDCVNTIRQEEGALGFYKGFGAVVVQYTLHAAVLQITKIIYSTLLQNSA, translated from the exons ATGCATCCGCGGCGCCCGGACGGGTTCGATGGCTTGGGCTACCGGGGTGGGGCCCGAGACGAGCCGGGCTTTGGCGGAGCCTTTCCGGCGAGGTCCTTCAGCTCCGCGTCGGACCTGAGCCGCTGGGTGACCTCTCCCCCAGACATCCCGGGGAGCCGCAACCTGCACTGGGCCGAGGAGAGCCCGCCCCGCGGCGCGCCCGCCCCCTGCACGCCGCCCGAGGGCCCGGCGGAGGGGCCCTGTCCCGGCGGCTCGGGGCGCAGCGGTG AGCAGTTGAATAGATTCGCTGGATTTGGTATTGGACTTGCAAG TCTTTTTACAGAGAATGTACTGGCCCATCCCTGCATCGTTCTGCGCCGCCAGTGTCAG GTTAACTACCATGCTCGGCACTATCATCTCACCCCGTTTACAGTCATCAATATTATGTACAGTTTCAACAAAACCCAG gGACCAAGGGCCCTTTGGAAAGGAATGGGAAGTACATTTATCGTGCAGGGAATCACACTTGGAGCAGAGGGAATAATCAGTGAATTCACACCTTTACCAAG ggagatttcacataaatggaatcctaAACAAATAGGAGAACACCTTCTATTAAAATC CCTAACTTATATAGTGGCAATGCCTTTTTATTCAGCAAGTCTAATTGAAACAGTACAG AGTGAGATAATCCGAGACGGCGCGGGGATTCTGGAGTGTGTGAAGGAGGGCATTGGCAGAGCGATCGGCCTGGGCGTGCCTCACAGCAAGCGCCTGCTGCCGCTCCTGTCCTTGGTCTTCCCCACGGTGCTGCACGGGGTTCTCCATTACGTCATCAGCTCGGTCGTCCAGAAGGTCGTCCTGCTCATCCTGAAGAGAAAGGCTTACGACGGCCACCTCGCCGAGGGCGCCAGCCCGGTGCAGAGCATGCTGGATGCCTACTTTCCGGAGCTCATCGCCAACTTCGCGGCCAGCCTCTGCTCTGACGTCACGCTCTACCCGCTGGAGACGGTTCTGCACCGCCTGCACGTGCAGGGAACACGCACGATCATCGACAACACAGACCTGGGCTATGAGGTGCTTCCGATTAACACGCAGTACGAGGGCGTGAGAGACTGCGTCAACACCATACGGCAGGAGGAGGGCGCGCTCGGCTTCTACAAAGGGTTCGGAGCTGTGGTCGTACAGTACACGCTGCACGCGGCTGTGTTGCAGATCACCAAAATTATTTACTCCACGCTTCTTCAGAACAGTGCTTGA